The DNA sequence AACCGCCGTACTGCAGGCTGACGCCGAGGTCGTCGAGCACCGGCTTCGGGAACGGGACCGGACCGGCCAGCAGCTCGACGTGGAAGTCGTCGTCGTTCGCCGGGCTGAGGTAGGCGAGCTTCAGCTCGCCGTAGGGCCATTCCTGCAGCACCCGGAAGTCGAGCTTCCCGGTGTACCAGTCCTTGGCGGCGGCGAAGTCGGGCACGCGGATCCCGACGTGGTGGCCGCCGAACGAGGCGAACGGGCTGGCCGGGTTCTTGGGCGGGTGGGCGGGCATCGGCATTTCGGCTCCTGTGGTCCGGTTGGTGATCTCCAGTCAACCGACGCGGCGGGCCCGCGGAAACCGGTTGCCTGGGTCCAGCAGAACCACCTTCGGATCGGCGAGAATGGCGGGATGACCCAGGCCGACGAGCTCCGCGAGTTCCTGCGATCCCGGCGCGCCCGGCTGACCCCGCCGGACGTCGGCCTTCCCTGGGCCGGGAGCCGCCGAGTGGCCGGCCTGCGCCGCGAGGAGATCGCCCGCCTGGCCGGCGTGAGCCCCGACTACTACACCCGGCTGGAACAGGGCCGGGCCCGCAACGTCTCCGAGCAGGTGCTCAGGCGCCGTCGCTACCGCGCTGCGCCTGGACGACCTCGAACGCCGTCACCTGTTCTCCCTGGTCAAGCCCGCGACGCCGCCGCCGGCCGTGGTCCGGGCCCGGCCCGCGGTGCGGATGATGCTGGACGCGCTGGACCCGGTGCCCGCGGTCCTGCACGGCCCGCGGCTCGAGGTGGTCGCGATCAACCGGATGGGCAAGATCCTGATCGACGACTTCGACGCGATGCCCCCGGCGGAGCGCAACATGGTCCGCTGGATGTTCCTGGACCCCAAGGCCCGCGCGGTGTACCCGGACTGGGCCGGGATCGCGGCGCAGATGGTCGCGATCCTGCGCCGCGCACCGGGTTCGGCGCCGCTGGTGGCCGAGCTGAGCGAGCGGGCACCGGAGTTCGCCGGGTTCTGGGCGGACCACCAGGTCTTCCAGCACACCCACGGCACCAAGCGGTTCCACCACGACGCCGTCGGCGAGATGGTGATCAACTACGAGTCGCTGGTGCCGCCGTCGGACCCGGAGCTGTCGCTGATCGTCTACACCGCCGCGACCGGATCGCCGTCGGAGGAGAAACTCCGCCTGCTGGCGACGAAGAACCGCGTTGCCGCGTCGACGGCGGTCTTGACCGGACCGGGCTGATCGCAGAAGTTGTACTGCGCGTCGTAGTCGAGCCACCGGTCCCACGAGGCGGGGTTGAACGTGTTATCCCACAAGGAGATCGCCCCGCTTCCGGGTCGGCGACGTAGTCGGCGGGGAGGCTTTCTTCCGCGCGCGGCACCGCGGGCTCGAGCCGCTCCTCGCCCGTCCGCTCGTACCACTCTCGCGCTTCCCGGGCCGCACTGCGGAGGGCAGCGACTCCTTGCAGGCCACCGAGGGCGGCCACCACGGTGGCACGGCTGGGCAGTGCGGGGGCCACCAGCGCGACCGACGAGAAGAGCGCCCTCTTCGCCGCCGCCGGAGCCAGGTACGCGCCGGCCACGACGACGGCCGTCCGGGGACCGTCCACTTCGGAGGCCGGGTGGTGGAGGTCGCCGGCCGGGTCCACTCCGGCCGACGCGAACCGGACGCGCCCGACCATTGAGTTCAAGCGCAGCTCGACCCTGCTCGAGCACACCCTCGACGACCGAGGGGTCACACCTCGATGTGGCGTCGCCGGACGAGGACGAGCACCGCGAGCACGATCAGGGCGACCACACTCGCGATCGGACCCGCGTACGCGCGACCGGGGACGACCGCGGACGAGATGAGCGAGAAGTCCCAGAGCCCGTGGAGCAGGCCGGGCAGCAGCAACCCGCCGGAACGCCGCCGGACGAGGTAGAAGAAGTAGCCCGCCACCGCGACCACCAGCACCTGGACGAGCGCCTTGGGGCCGGTGGAGAACAGGTTCGCGGCGTGTGCGAGGCCGAAGACGACCGACGACCAGAGCGCGACCTTGCCCTCGGAAAAGCCGTGGGCGCGGAAGACCGTCACGCCGATCCCGCGGAAGAGCGCCTCTTCGGCGTAGCCGACGAACAACGCGCTCAGCAGGAGCAGCAGCGTGAAGCCGAGGCCGCGGTCGGCGAGCCCGGCGTAGTCGGTCGCGAGCAGGATCGCCACGACCATGATCACCGGGACGGCGAGCACCCAGCGCTGCACGGGCCGGTCGTCGGTCAGCACCGGCCGCCACCACCGCAGCGCCGTGATCGCCACGGCGACCAGCACCAGCCCGATGCCGACCGGGAGCGTGAGGCTGCGCCAGACCTCGTCGAGCGAGGTCGGGCTGGCGTACGCGACGTCGATCCCGATCGTCGCCGCCCAGCCGATCAGCCCGGTCACCACCACGTACCCGACGACCAGGGCGAGGTACGCCCACACCGGCAGCGCGCGGCTCCCGGCCTTGACAGGCTGCGACGACATACGACTCCACTCCGCCGGGAGCCCCGCGGGCTCGGGTCCCGATCATGACCCAACGGCGCGGGTCTCGCGAACTCTTGACAAGCAACCCCGCCAGCCTGTCTGCTTACTCCTGCACGAATAGACGTAGAAACGAGCAGTTTCTCGCACTTTCTGGAGGCTCGGGTGCATCGACGGCTCAGCGGAACCCCTCGACGGCTGCTGTGCGGTGCCGTCGCCCTGACCCTCACGGGAGCCCTCG is a window from the Amycolatopsis sp. NBC_00355 genome containing:
- a CDS encoding CPBP family glutamic-type intramembrane protease codes for the protein MSSQPVKAGSRALPVWAYLALVVGYVVVTGLIGWAATIGIDVAYASPTSLDEVWRSLTLPVGIGLVLVAVAITALRWWRPVLTDDRPVQRWVLAVPVIMVVAILLATDYAGLADRGLGFTLLLLLSALFVGYAEEALFRGIGVTVFRAHGFSEGKVALWSSVVFGLAHAANLFSTGPKALVQVLVVAVAGYFFYLVRRRSGGLLLPGLLHGLWDFSLISSAVVPGRAYAGPIASVVALIVLAVLVLVRRRHIEV
- a CDS encoding MmyB family transcriptional regulator, with the protein product MLDALDPVPAVLHGPRLEVVAINRMGKILIDDFDAMPPAERNMVRWMFLDPKARAVYPDWAGIAAQMVAILRRAPGSAPLVAELSERAPEFAGFWADHQVFQHTHGTKRFHHDAVGEMVINYESLVPPSDPELSLIVYTAATGSPSEEKLRLLATKNRVAASTAVLTGPG
- a CDS encoding VOC family protein yields the protein MPMPAHPPKNPASPFASFGGHHVGIRVPDFAAAKDWYTGKLDFRVLQEWPYGELKLAYLSPANDDDFHVELLAGPVPFPKPVLDDLGVSLQYGGYQHICVHVDSVDDALAELTGRGVDIVGEPFEIEDISRRLAFIRDPWGNMIELSETLPGAGA